The sequence CCATAAACATGTGTTGAAGAAACATTAGTAAGTATAGTTCCTGTGTACTCGCCATCGTCGATAGTTGAGATAACGCACTCACATCCTTCGATAACATTCCATGGGTAGCCGCCTAATTTAGTGAGTTTAAGTCTGCCAGTAGATGTTATGTCCTTAACCATGCAGCCAAGTGTATCAACGTGAGCTGATAATGTTACTTGTTCTTCATCGTCTTCGCCTTCAACTGTTACATAAAAACCGTTCTTAGCATTCTTGTGTGCCTTTAGGCCGTACTTATTAAATTCATCTTCAACTAAGTTTAGTGCCTTGATAGTGTCTCCTGTTGGTGATGGTGTTTTTAAAAGTTTCACCATAAACTCGACCATGTAGTCTAAATCGTACTTAATGTCCATTATTATTCCTCCCTTAATATATAGTCGATTGCTAATTTATATGATTCAAAATTGAATCCTGTTATCACTCCGTCACATGCTGGTGCTGTGATAGATTTTTGTCTGAACTCATCGCGTGCCAATATATTTGTTAAGTGCACCTCAACTTTTTTAAGCTTCAAAGCCTTTAACGCATCGTATATGGCGTAGCTGTAGTGCGAGTAGGCAGCAGGATTGATGATAAGTGCGTCGTAGTCTTTATAAAGCAGCTCTTGAAGCTTGTCAATGATGACGCCTTCACAGTTTGATTGAAACTCATCAAGGCTTGCCCCCTTATCACTTGCATAAGCTTTAATTTCCTCTACTAGCTCCTTATATGTTTTATTGCCATAAATTCCGGTCTCTCTCATACCAAGTATATTGATATTGGGTCCGTTAATTACAATTATCTTCTTCATTTAATCACTCCTTGTACCTTAAGGCGTCTCTTGAGCTCCTTACACATCAAGAAGACTGACTTGTCCGTCTTTATACTCATGTCTTTATACTTTTCGAAGAGTGGCTCCCTCTCCTTATATAGCCTAGCCATAGGGTCTGTACCCTCTCTTAGTAGAGGTCTGCGGCTTGTATCGAGCTTAGTCATTAAAAACTCGAGCGGCCTCTTTAGGTAGATAACGTAGCCATGCTGCTTGAGATATATCATATTCTCCTCGCGTATTACTGTACCGCCGCCTGTTGCTATGACCCTTCTGTCAAGACTAGCCGCCTTCTTGCATGCAGCCGTCTCCATCTTCCTAAACTCTTCCTCGCCATACTTTTCAAAAATTTCGTTTATGCTCATGCCTGCCTTCTTCTCGATCATCCTATCCGTGTCGATGGCTCTATAGCCAAGCATCCTTGCAAGCTCATGCGCTATGGTAGTCTTGCCACTGTTGGGCATACCTATGATGACTATGTTCATGCTCTCACCAAGATATCATAGAGAGCAAGTGCCGCATAGCACTTCATAATTGTGTAGACGCGTGGCACGACTGCTGCGTCATGTCTACCTTCTATATTGATGCTAGTGTTCTCCATGGTCTTCATGTTTATGGTTCTAAGCTCACGTGATATTGATGCGATAGGTTTAAAGACAACACTTACTACTATGTCCGCACCGTTTGATATGCCGCCTATGATGCCTCCATTACTATTCTTTAATAGCTTCACTTTGCCATCTATAACTTGCATCTCGTCAGCGACTTCGCTGCCTAAACTATGCGCATAGCCTAGGCCATATCCAAAGGAGACTGCCTTAACTGATGGTATTAAGTATAAGTACCTCGCAAGTTCTCCATCAAGCGGAGCAAATGGCGGCTCGCCAACTCCTGCTTTAACGCCTTTTATTATGAGCTCAACCTCTGAACCTACACTGTCGTTTGCTTTCTTTATATCAGCTAAGTACTTATCAATCTCATCGTCACTGTGCTTGTACATATGGTAGCTCTTCGATAAAAATTCTTCACCGCACTCTTCGTCAATTATATCGCCCAAGCGCTTTAGATGCGTTTCAAAAGTGATGCCTTGCTTCTCAAGCTCCTTTAGTACTATGGCTGCTGCTGCACAAACTGGTGCTGTAAGACGTGCGGAGAATATACCTGAGCCGCGATAGTCATTAAAGCCCTTGTACTTTATATATGCACCGTAGTCTGCCTGCGACGGCCTAGCAAGGTCTTTGTTCTTCTCGTAGAAGCTACTGTCGACATCTGCGTTCTTTATAAGTATGCTAAGTGCTGCTCCTGTTGTGCGTCCATTAAAGACACCGGATATGATCTCGTAGTCGTCCTTCTCCTTACGCGCACTCGCAGCTACTGAGGAGGGTCTCCTAGCTTCAAGTACCTTGTCAATGTAGTCTGTATCGACCTCAAGTCCACTAGCAAGTCCATCGAGCGTTGCAAGCATATACTTACCGTGCGACTCGCCTGATATTGTTAGCCTTATATTATTTCCAATTGTCGATGACATTGACCTCGCCTCCTAAACTTTGGTAGTCTTCAAAGAACTTTGGATAAGACTTCTTCACGCACTCGTAGCCACTTAAGAATATGTCTTGATCAAGCTTAGTCGCAAGCACAGAGAGCATCATCGCTATCCTATGGTCATTATACGCGTCAAACTTGTTAGTGTACATAACTATGTCCTCTAGTGGATTCACAATCAATGCCTCATCAGTAAAACTTATCTTCGCACCAATCTTTTTAAGCTCATTTATTATGGCTTGCACTCTGTTTGACTCCTTATAGATCAGCCTCTTTATCGATGTGAATGTCGTCTTGCGCTTTCTAAATAATGCAGCCATGGCTAGTATTGGAACTATGTCAGGAGAGTCTTTCATATCGATAATAAGGTTTTGCGTTTGATCGTATCTAGCTAAGATGTCTATGACTCTTCTGTCGCCTTGTATGCTACCCGCCTTCATATCCATAATCTCAATATCTGAGCCAAGATAGTTTGCTACGTAGAAGTTCGCAGCATTCGAGTAGTCTCTCTCTATAGTGTACTCGCCTTTAGACTTGAACTCTTGTCCGCCCTTAATCTTAAATTCATTCTCACTCGCATCGACCTCTATGCCGAAGTCTTCAAGGCACTTGATACTCATGTCTACATACGAGCGTGACGATAGATCACAGTCTAAAACTATGCGTGAGTCAAAATCCATGCGTGCAAGTTTAAAAAGTAGCGACGAAACAAACTGGCTCGAGATGTCTTCTGTGATTATGTATTCATCCTTTACCAAGTCACCCTTTATGCTTATGGTTTTCTTCGCATCGTTTCTGTGAAACTTTACGCCGTTGTCGTTAAAGATTTTAAAGACTGGATCGTTCGGCCTTTCATATAGCTTGTCGCCCATGTATATCTCGTGCAGCTTGCCATCAAGTATATTAAAGAGCATGAAGCGAAGCGTTGTGCCAGATGCTTCTATACGTATTCTGTCAGGACTCTTCTTATTCTCACGCGGCTTAACAAGAACGTCACCGCTGTCTAAAAGATCAAAGTCTGCAAAGCTTATCAGGCTAAGCATAGTGTCTTTGATGTCTTCTGATAAGTCAAAGCCCTTGATGATGGTATTTTCTCCAGCAAAAGAACTTGCAAAGATGTATCTGTGCAAGTAGCTCTTTGAGTGGTTTACATAAACTTTACCCTCTAATTTAGAATTTTTTATTCTTAATATGCTCATTATAAAGCTCTACAACCTTTCTTTCATTCATCCTCTTGACTATGGCATTGTGCCCCTTCAAGAAGACAAAATTTATCTCATCACCCAAAATCTTCTTGTCGCTCTTAAGTGATTTTATCTCATAATTTATTTCTTCAAGTGGATAATATCTGTGAATTAATTCAAAACTTCTCTTGTAAGTTTCTTCATCTGTTATACCTAAAACCCTACCAAGCTCTAGGGCAATCTTCATGCCGATGGCAACGCATTGTCCATGCGAGTAAGTGTAATTACTCATCGCTTCTATCACGTGGCCAAATGTGTGACCAAAGTTTAACGCCATGCGCGCGCCCTTTTCATTTCTGTCTTCACAAACGAAGTGAACTTTCGTAGCGATGGACTTCTCTAAGACATCTTCAATGTCCCTCTCATTGATAAGCATCTCATATAGGCCGCTCTCGTATATAAGTGCGTGCTTAATGACTTCTGCAAGACCCGAGATGTACTCCTCTTTAGGAAGCGTCTTAAGCGTGTCTATAGCGATGTATACCTTGTATGGATCGTAGAATGTTCCGACTATGTTCTTTTTATCACAGAAATCGATTCCCGTCTTGGAACCAATAGATGCATCTGTCATTGCAAGTAGACTAGTCGCTAAGTTTATATGCTTAATGCCTCTATATAGTATGGACGCTGCAAAGCCACCAAGGTCCGTTACTACACCACCACCAACGTTTATGATTAATGAGTACCTATCAAGTTTATCGCAGGCATACTCTAAAAGCTTTTCTAAATTAGAGAAGCTCTTCGACTCTTCGCCTGCGTCTATCACATAAAGGTAGGCAGAGTATCTCTTCACAAGCTCATCTATAAGTGCTCTTTGCTCTCTATAAAGGTTTCTATCTGTTAAGACAAGGTAGTGTGTGAAGCCTTCTACATCTATCTCACTCGCCTTACGAATTATTTTTATCTCATAAGAAAGTTCTTCTTTAGTCATCGATCTTGCCCATTGCCTTAAGTATCTTCTTTAGATCAAGCACTAAGTCATCGAACTCCGCATAGTTTATTGCCTGCTCGCCATCAGAAAGCGCCTCTGTCTTCTTGTCATTAACTTCGATGATGATGCCATCCGCACCTACTGCCGCGCTTGCAAGACTAAGTGGCTTTACAAGGTAGTCTATGCCGCCTGCATGCGAAGGATCAACTATGACAGGAAGGTTTGTGTACTTCTTAAGTATAGGTACACTTGCAATGTCAAGCGTGTTTCTCGTTGCAGTCTCAAAGGTTCTTATGCCTCTTTCGCATAAAATGACATCTTCATTGCCGCCCTTTAATATATATTCAGCAGCTGCTATAAGCTCTTTTATCTTATTCGCAAAGCCTCTTTTTAATAGAACTGGTTTATTTATCTTACCAAGCTCTGTTAGTAATGAAAAGTTTTGCATGTTCCTTGCGCCAACTTGTATGATGTCAACCGCATCCATAAAGTAATCAAGCTCTCTTAAATCCATTAGCTCGGAGACGAATTTCACGTCATAGAGCTTTTTGATCTCTTTAAAGTACTCAAGCGCTTCACGTCCCAAGCCTTGAAAGCTATATGGCGATGTCCTCGGTTTGAAGGCGCCCGCTCTTATAAGCTTGATGCCGCGTGATGATAAAAATTTTACTTCATCAAGAAGCGAATCATAAGACTCACACGCACAAGGACCGGCAATCACCGTAAAGCCGTCGCCTATCTTTTCGCCTGCTATATTAATAATTGTCTTTTCTTTATATGTTTTTGATGATTTTTCTTGTTCAAAGTTCATTTCTATCAGCTCCAGTCCAAATTTTAAACGCTTCCTCAGCTTGACCCATAAACATGCCCCAGCCGTTCATAGTGATGAGACCCGCTTCTTTAGCAAGTGCCAAAAACTTTGTCTCTTCGGGGTTATATGTTAAGTCGTAGGCAAAACCTGCCCTGCTCATCTCTAAGTCTTCTATTGATAGTGGGCTCTCATCAAGCCTTCCTTCCATGCCAAGACCTGTCGCGTTTATAATGACGTCTTGCTCCATACCATAACCGTATGGATATATCTCTATATCGTCTTCGAAGTTCTTTAGCTTGTCGTGCGCTTCAATCTCATCACGCGTATAAACTGTGATGTGGAAGATATCCATCTTAAGTAGCGCGTATATGATGCTGCGAGCAGCTCCACCTGTACCTAAGACTGCATAAGAGTACCTCTCGTACTTTGGTATTAAGCTGCTTATGTCCTTCATAAAGCCAAGGTAGTCAGTGTTGTGAAGGCACAGCTTATCATCTTTAATGTAGGCAGTGTTTGCCGCCTTTAAAAAGTCTACCGCCTCACTTACTTCGTCTGCGTGCTTTAGCACCTCTTCCTTTAGAGGCGTTGTGATGTTAAAGCCAAGCACCTCGCCAGACTTTGCTTCACTTATAAAACTTGCGAGACTATCTTTATTCACTTCGCGCCTTTCGTAACTTAAGTCAAGTCCCTTTTCATCAATAAAATTCTTCATCACTTCTGGCGACTTCGAATGTGTGGTAGGGCTTCCTATCACGTATAATTTATTTCTCATAAGTCTTTACCCTTCTAGTCTTTATATAGTAATCAATGATCATCCTCGCAAGCTTGTCACTATCGTGTCTAACATAATCCTCGTCATCATCTAAGCAGTCACCTTCGATGTAATCAACCCTCTCTTCATCTAAGAATTTCTTGTCATCATCCGTTAAGAATATTTGCTCTTGACACTCATCAAGGTA comes from Fenollaria sporofastidiosus and encodes:
- the aroQ gene encoding type II 3-dehydroquinate dehydratase, with amino-acid sequence MKKIIVINGPNINILGMRETGIYGNKTYKELVEEIKAYASDKGASLDEFQSNCEGVIIDKLQELLYKDYDALIINPAAYSHYSYAIYDALKALKLKKVEVHLTNILARDEFRQKSITAPACDGVITGFNFESYKLAIDYILREE
- a CDS encoding shikimate kinase; protein product: MNIVIIGMPNSGKTTIAHELARMLGYRAIDTDRMIEKKAGMSINEIFEKYGEEEFRKMETAACKKAASLDRRVIATGGGTVIREENMIYLKQHGYVIYLKRPLEFLMTKLDTSRRPLLREGTDPMARLYKEREPLFEKYKDMSIKTDKSVFLMCKELKRRLKVQGVIK
- the aroC gene encoding chorismate synthase, which gives rise to MSSTIGNNIRLTISGESHGKYMLATLDGLASGLEVDTDYIDKVLEARRPSSVAASARKEKDDYEIISGVFNGRTTGAALSILIKNADVDSSFYEKNKDLARPSQADYGAYIKYKGFNDYRGSGIFSARLTAPVCAAAAIVLKELEKQGITFETHLKRLGDIIDEECGEEFLSKSYHMYKHSDDEIDKYLADIKKANDSVGSEVELIIKGVKAGVGEPPFAPLDGELARYLYLIPSVKAVSFGYGLGYAHSLGSEVADEMQVIDGKVKLLKNSNGGIIGGISNGADIVVSVVFKPIASISRELRTINMKTMENTSINIEGRHDAAVVPRVYTIMKCYAALALYDILVRA
- a CDS encoding 3-phosphoshikimate 1-carboxyvinyltransferase, whose amino-acid sequence is MSILRIKNSKLEGKVYVNHSKSYLHRYIFASSFAGENTIIKGFDLSEDIKDTMLSLISFADFDLLDSGDVLVKPRENKKSPDRIRIEASGTTLRFMLFNILDGKLHEIYMGDKLYERPNDPVFKIFNDNGVKFHRNDAKKTISIKGDLVKDEYIITEDISSQFVSSLLFKLARMDFDSRIVLDCDLSSRSYVDMSIKCLEDFGIEVDASENEFKIKGGQEFKSKGEYTIERDYSNAANFYVANYLGSDIEIMDMKAGSIQGDRRVIDILARYDQTQNLIIDMKDSPDIVPILAMAALFRKRKTTFTSIKRLIYKESNRVQAIINELKKIGAKISFTDEALIVNPLEDIVMYTNKFDAYNDHRIAMMLSVLATKLDQDIFLSGYECVKKSYPKFFEDYQSLGGEVNVIDNWK
- a CDS encoding 3-dehydroquinate synthase, with the translated sequence MTKEELSYEIKIIRKASEIDVEGFTHYLVLTDRNLYREQRALIDELVKRYSAYLYVIDAGEESKSFSNLEKLLEYACDKLDRYSLIINVGGGVVTDLGGFAASILYRGIKHINLATSLLAMTDASIGSKTGIDFCDKKNIVGTFYDPYKVYIAIDTLKTLPKEEYISGLAEVIKHALIYESGLYEMLINERDIEDVLEKSIATKVHFVCEDRNEKGARMALNFGHTFGHVIEAMSNYTYSHGQCVAIGMKIALELGRVLGITDEETYKRSFELIHRYYPLEEINYEIKSLKSDKKILGDEINFVFLKGHNAIVKRMNERKVVELYNEHIKNKKF
- the aroF gene encoding 3-deoxy-7-phosphoheptulonate synthase, which translates into the protein MNFEQEKSSKTYKEKTIINIAGEKIGDGFTVIAGPCACESYDSLLDEVKFLSSRGIKLIRAGAFKPRTSPYSFQGLGREALEYFKEIKKLYDVKFVSELMDLRELDYFMDAVDIIQVGARNMQNFSLLTELGKINKPVLLKRGFANKIKELIAAAEYILKGGNEDVILCERGIRTFETATRNTLDIASVPILKKYTNLPVIVDPSHAGGIDYLVKPLSLASAAVGADGIIIEVNDKKTEALSDGEQAINYAEFDDLVLDLKKILKAMGKIDD
- a CDS encoding shikimate dehydrogenase family protein is translated as MRNKLYVIGSPTTHSKSPEVMKNFIDEKGLDLSYERREVNKDSLASFISEAKSGEVLGFNITTPLKEEVLKHADEVSEAVDFLKAANTAYIKDDKLCLHNTDYLGFMKDISSLIPKYERYSYAVLGTGGAARSIIYALLKMDIFHITVYTRDEIEAHDKLKNFEDDIEIYPYGYGMEQDVIINATGLGMEGRLDESPLSIEDLEMSRAGFAYDLTYNPEETKFLALAKEAGLITMNGWGMFMGQAEEAFKIWTGADRNEL